A region of the Massilia sp. erpn genome:
TAGCGCAAAGCAAGGGAAGCGGCAAGCGCGCGCACCAGTCTGCAAGCGGCCTGACGGGCCGGATAAACTGCCCAACAAAACATCAGCACAGAACGTTTTGCAGGAATAAAATACTGTTTTAAGCTTCTCAATAAGAAAAATAAGGAAAAGCAGCAAGGATATTGCTTTTTTTCATGTAATTTAACTCCCATCAGTGATACATTTCGTTCTGGTTTTGCAAGTTCCACAGGCCATGACGCATTAATAAATGGCATGTGAACAAAGTGATATGCAGAAATTGAAAGATCAGACCGAAACAATGCTCTCCAGCCCAGCCAGCGTTCCCGAACGCGAACATCGGAATGAGATCGACCGGCTTTTGGAAGAAGCCGGCGATATCGTATTCCGCACCACCCTGCTGGGTCAGATCCTGTTCGCCAGCCAGCGCAGCGTCAAGCTGCTGGCCGCGCCGCGCGAATTCGAAGGCCAGATGCTGGCCGGCGTGGTGGCCGACAGCGACCAGCCGGTACTGAAAACGGCGCTGGCCGGCGTGGTGCAGGCCCAGGCCGCGAGCAAGGTCGAACTGCGTTTGCGCACGCCCGATCTGGACACCTGGTTCGAGCTGCGCGTCTCCCTCTACCGCAATGCCGACGGCGCGCAAGAGCTGCTGCTGGTGGGCCGCGATATGACGACCCAGCATGCGACCGAGGAAAGACTGCGCCATATGGCGACCCACGATGCGCTGACCGAGCTGCCCAACCGGCTGCTGCTGTCGGACCGCATCCGCATGGTGATCGCCCATGCGCGCCGTTCCGGCCAGGGCTTCGCGGTGGCGACCATTGGCCTGGACAGCTTCAAGAAAGTCAACGATGGCCTGGGCCATCCGGTGGGCGACGCCGTGCTGCGCGAAGCAGCCGCGCGCCTGCGCAAGACCCTGCGCGACAGCGATACCCTGGCCCGCGTCGGCGGCGATGAATTCGTCGCCGTGCTGCCCGGCACCGCCAGCGAGGCGCAGATCAAGCTGGTCACGGGCCGCCTGCTGGCGACCCTGCAGTCGCCCTTCGAAGTCGAAGGCCATACGATTTATGTCGGCGCCTCGGTCGGCGTCTCGGTCTACCCCCAGCACGCGGAAGACGAAGTGCGCCTGGTAGCCAATGCTGATGCCGCCATGTCGCGCGCCAAGGAAACCGGCAAGGCGCGCTGCGTGGTCTACAGCCCGCGCCACAGCGGCCCGCCGGAACACGATATCTCGCTGGAAGCGGCCATGTTCCAGGCCGTGCGCGAGGGTGAATTCATGCTGTATTACCAGCCCATCGTCAACGCCGTCACGCGCGATATCGAGGGCTTCGAAACCCTGATGCGCTGGAAGCATCCGACCCTGGGCATGGTGCCGCCGGCGCGTTTCGTGCCAATTGCCGAAACCAATGGCCTGATTAATCTGCTGGGCGCCTGGGCTTTAAAATCGGCCTGCGTCCAGCTTAAACAATTTCAGGAAGTGGCAAGGCGGCCGCTATATATCTCTGTTAATATCAGCCCCCGGCAATTCCGCAACGATAAATTCCTGGATGTGCTCGACGATGCGATTACATTCTCCGGCCTCGCTGGTGAACAATTGGTTTTAGAAATTACTGAAGGTACGCTGATGATCGATCCGGTGCACGCCGAATCCATTCTCAGCAAAATGGCCGAGCGCAAGGCGCGCATCGCCATCGACGACTTTGGCACCGGCTACTCTTCGCTGGCTTATCTGAAGCGTTTCCCCATCTCCGTGCTGAAAATCGACCGCGCCTTCATCCGCGACCTGCCCGGCTCGGAAAAGGATGGCGCCATCTGCAACGCCGTGCTGGACCTGGCCAAGCACTTGAATCTGTCGGTGGTGGCAGAAGGCGTGGAGACCGACGAGCAGCTGCGCTATGTGCAGGAACGCGGCTGCCACTATATCCAGGGCTACCTGACCGGCAAACCGATGGCCGCCAATGTGGCGCTGGCCGCGCTGAAAGAGCGCACCTACGCCAATCTGCGTCCGGAAGAACAGCGCCAGGTGCAGCAATGAACGGACAATTCATCCCCAGCACCAAGCTGGGTGAAAAGACCCTGAACAAGCTGTGGGAATGCACCCGCCTGCAGGGCGATATGCCGGGCTTCGCCAAGGCCATCACCGCCATCCTGGGCGCCATGCGCGGTGAGGACGACCAGGAATTCAGCATGACCGGCACCGTGCTGTCCGATCCGGTATTGACGCAGAAAGTGCTGCGCCTGGCGAACAGCAGCATGTATTCCGCCTTCGGCCAGCACGTCAACACCATCACCAAGGCCGTGCTGGTGCTCGGTACCGAAGCGATCGGCCACCTGGCTCTGGGCTTGAAGCTGATCGAAGAGCTGTCGAACGCCTCGCCCGGTTCCGGCATCGCCCATATCGAGATGGAAAAAGCGGTATTGGCCGGCATGGTGGCGCGCGAAGTGGCCGGCAGCGCCGATCCGCGTTCGGCGGAAGAAGCCGTGGTCTGCTCCATGCTGCAAACCCTGGGCCGCATGATGCTGACCTTCTATATGCCGGAGCGCTGGACCGAGCTGCAGGAACGCGCTGGCGAAGGCCGGGAAGGCGATGCCGCACAGGAGCTGCTGGGGCTGAGCATCGAGGAAATCGGCCGCGCCACGGCCATCCACTGGGGCTTGCCGAAAAATTTGATCGCCGGCATGCGCAATGTCGGCCCGATCGATCCCGACGCCGGCATCGGCCATCAGGACTGGATCGCGGGCATCTCCACCATGTCGCGCCTGTGCGCCGAATCGCTGTGGCACGACAACGAGGCCGGCGCCGCCGAAGTGCAGCGTCTGACCGAGGACTATGCCGGCATGCTGGGCGTTTCGCCGCAACAGCTGCAAACGGCCATCGAGCAGGCCAAGGTGGTGGCGGCGGCCGATCTGTCGATCGCGCCCCTGTCCAAGCCCGCCGAGCGGCGCGCCAAGGCGCTGGCCCGCACGCGTCAGCGCCAGGAGGGCAATAAGATCCTGCTCAGCGGCCTGGCCGATATGCGCGACGTGGTCGATAGCGCCAGCCCGGGGCAGATGGTCTCGATCGCGTTGGAAACCGTGTTCCAGGGCCTGGACTTCTCGCGCGCCGTCGCCTTCGTGCACAACCGCCGCGAAAGCCGCTATGCCGCCCGCATGTGCTTCGGCGAAGGCATGAAGGAAAAACTGGGCCAGATGGTGTTCGACGACGCCTACGAACCGAACGTCTTCCATGCGGCGCTGACCAGCGACCGCGTGATCTTCATCGAGAATGCGCGCGATCCGAAGTTCGCAGCCAAGCTGCCTGCGTGGTGGAAAGGCACGCTGTCCGAGGCGCGCAGCTTCATCGTGCTGCCGCTGTCGGCGCACGGCCATCCGGCAGGCTTCATCTATGGCGACTGGGACGAGTCTTTCCCGCCGATCGAATTGAGCCAGACCGAATTCAGCCTGCTGAACGATATGCGCGCCCTGGTCGCCAAGGCGGTCGAGCACCGCCAGCAGCTGGAAACAGCCAGCAACCGCGTGGCCTGATCAGGCCGCGCCCGCGGCCTTGCTCCCAGCCTGGCTGCACGCCTGCCAGCGGAAGGACAGCGTGGCGGCGCCCAGCGACAGCGCCGCCAGTCCCGACGCCACATAGTAGACCGATTCCGCTCCCATCTTCTCCCAGCACTGCGACAGGAACAGGCCGCCCAGCGTGCCGCCCACGCCATAGGAAATACTGATATAGAGGGCTTGGCCGCGTGCCTGCAAGGGGCCGGCGAACCAGCGCTGCATGGTCATCACGGATGAGGAATGATGCAGGGCGAAAGTGGCCGCATGCAGCAGTTGGGCCGCCAGCAGCAGCGCCAGCGAGGTTGCGCCGGCGCCGATCATGGCGAAGCGCAGCACGGCCACCGCCAGCGTCAGATACAGCATGCGCCGCGCGCCCCAGCGCTTGAACAGCGGCGCCTGGAAATAGAACAGCAGCACCTCGGCCACCACGCCCAGCGACCACATGGCGCCGATCATCGCCTTGCTATACCCTGCCCGCTCCAGATACAGGGAGTAGAAGGTGTAGAGCGAGGTATGGGCCGCCACCATCAGGGCGGTGGAGAGGAAGAAGGCCAGCACCTCGCGCCGGCGCAGCACGCTGAGCAAGGCTGGCGGCGCTTCCCGGTGCGGCGGGCGCGGCACATCCTTCAGGCGGAAAGCGGCGCCGAAGACGCACAGCAGCAGGCCGCCCGCCACCCAGGGCAAGACATTGGTACCGTAGGCATCGAGCGCGAAAGCCGCGCCCATCGAGGAGATGATGAAGCCGATCGAACCCCACAGCCGGATGCGTCCATAGTTGCTCAAGTCGCCGCGCATCTCGGACAGCATCAGCGCCTCGCAGATCGGCCCCTGCGCGCTGGTGAAGAGATTCAGCAGCACCATGGCGATAAAGAAGTGGACGAAGCTGAAGCCGAAGAAGAAACCAGAGAACGCCGTCAGCGCGGCGGCGCCGGTCAGGCGCAGCACCAGCACGCGGCGTTCGGAATGGTCGGCCACATAGCCCCAGACATTCGGCCCGAAAATGCGCAGCACCTGGATCAGCGACATCAGCACGCCGATCTGCGCCACCGTCATGCCCTTGCCGGCGAAGAACAGGCTGGCGTAGGTGGAGAACGTGCCGGCGTGGGCGTAATAGCAGAACAGGAAGAGCGCGAAACTGACGGACTGGCTAGGCATGGCGGAGCGCCTTGCGGCGCAGTAAAAAACGAAGGCCGCACAAGGCGGCCATGAAACAGGCGGGCCTGAAGCGCTTACTTATGCTTCGAGATGTCCGGCGTGGCCACGCGCACGTCGCCGCACTGGGCGCGGTGCATCAGGGCGTGGTCCATCAGCACCAGGGCCAGCATAGCTTCGGCAATCGGCGTGGCGCGGATGCCGACGCAGGGATCGTGGCGGCCGAAGGTTTCCACCATCACCGGATTGCCGTCCTTGTCGATGGAGCGGCGCGGCGTGCGGATCGAGGACGTGGGCTTGATGGCGATCGAGGCGGTGATGTCCTGGCCGGTCGAAATGCCGCCCAATACGCCACCGGCGTTATTGCCGACAAAGCCTTGCGGCGTCAGCTCGTCGCCATGCTCGGAGCCTTTCTGCGCGATGCAGCGGAAGCCGGCGCCGATCTCCACGCCCTTGACGGCATTGATGCCCATCATGGCATAAGCGATGTCGGCGTCCAACTTGTCGTAAATCGGCTGGCCCAGGCCCACCGGCACGTTCTGCGCCACCACCTCGATGCGCGCGCCGATGGAATCGCCATCGCGGCGCAGCTGGTCCATGGCCTCTTCCATGCGCGCGATCAGGGCCGCGTCGCCGGTGGCGGCGAAGAAGGGGTTATTGGCCACATGTTCCCAGCTCTGGAAAGGAATCTCGATATCGCCCAATTGGCTCATGCAGCCCATGAAGACAGTACCGTACTGCTGCTTGAGCCACTTCTTGGCAATGGCCGCCGCGCCCACCACCGGCGCCGTCAGGCGCGCCGAGGAACGGCCGCCGCCGCGCGGATCGCGCACGCCGTATTTGTGCCAATAGGCATAGTCGGCGTGGCCGGGGCGGAAACTGTCGACGATATTGCCGTAATCCTTGCTGCGCTGGTCCTGGTTGCGGATCATCAGCGCAATCGGGGTGCCGGTGGTCACGCCCTGGTAGACGCCGGACAGGATCTCCACCGTATCCGGTTCCTGGCGCTGGGTGACGTGGCGCGAGGTGCCGGGCTTGCGGCGGTCCAGCTCGGGCTGGATATCGGCCTCGGACAATTCCAGCCCCGGTGGGCAGCCATCGATCACGCAGCCAATCGCCGGGCCGTGGGATTCGCCAAAAGTGCTAACGGAAAAGAGTTTGCCAAAAGAGTTGCCGGACATAATTTTCTTATCGTGGGTGGGCGGGAAAACAATCCATTCTACCAGCCCCGCGCCCACCTGCCCTCCTCCCAGTACCAAGTACAAATTCCGCATGGAAACAGCGCCCCATATATGTAAAATTTCTTATAAGAATTACACTGTTTTGCAGTACAATTCCTTCTAAACTTGCACTTGGGGAGTCGGCGGTGTTGGGAAAGCGATGAATTAATCGTTCTCTTTAACAATTCGCTATATACTTAAACACAGAAACGCCCGTGCAATCCTGGAGAAGCCACACATGCCCCCATCGATCACGCCCCTTGACGAAAACGCCAAGGACGATCACGACGACCTGGTGTTTTTAGAGGAGCATCCGGCGCCCCAAGCGGCAGCCGCAACGCGCAGTGTCTGGCGGGTGATGATTATCGACGACGACGAAGACGTCCATTCCACGACCACCTTCGCCCTCGGCAACCTCGACATGCAGCATCGTCCGCTGGAGTTCGTGCACGCCTATTCGGCGGCGCAGGCGCGCGAGCTGCTGAAACAGGAACAGGAAATCGCCGTCATCCTGCTCGACGTGGTGATGGAGCAGGACGACGCCGGCCTGCACCTGGTGCGCTATATCCGCGAAACCCTGCGCATGGCCGATGTGCGCATCATCCTGCGCACCGGCCAGCCCGGCTATGCGCCCGAGATCGACGCCATCCGCGATTTCGACATCAACGATTACAAGACCAAGTCCGAGCTGACGCGCATCAAGCTGTACACCACGGTGACGGCGGCGATCCGCTCGTATGAACAGATCCGCAAGATCAACGACAGCCGGCGCGGCCTGAACCAGATCATCAATGCCAGCACCGATCTGATGGCGCTGCACGGCGTGCATAATTTCGCGGCCGGCGTGCTGGCGCAGATCGCCACCCTGCTGGGCCAGGAAGCCAGCGGCGTGCTGTGCGCTCAGGAATGTCCGGACAGCGGCTGCCGCGAACTGCATGTGATCGCCACGGCCGGCCAGTACCGCCACCTGGAAAACGCGGTGATGACCGCCACCATTGATGCGCGCATGGCCGATTCGATGGAACGCACGCTGGCCGAGCACCGCAACCAGTACCGCGACGAATATGTGACCCTGCATTTCTCGGGCAAGGCCAGCCGCGCCTTCGTCGCCTACCTGGACCTGCGGCGCGCGCCGACCGAGCTCGAAGAGCGCCTGCTGGAAGTCTTCTGCGGCAATGTGGCCGTGGGCCTGGAAAACGTGGAACTGGTCTCGCACCTGCACAAGGCGGCCTTCTACGACACCCTGTCCAAGCTGCCCAACCGCACGCGCCTGATCGAGATCCTGGACGCCACCCTGGCCGGCCCGGCCAAGCAGGACGCCACGCTGTCCCTGGTCGACCTCGACCACTTCGCCGAAACCAACGACGCGCTGGGCCACGAATTCGGCGACATGCTGCTGGTGGCCGTGGCGGCCCGCCTGCAAAACAGCCTGGGCCAGCAGCTCACCGTGGCGCGCATCGGCGGCGATATTTTCTGCCTGCTGGGCGACTCCAGCCAGATCAATCCAGCCTGCATCCTGTCGCTGTTCCAGACCCCGTTCAGCATCGAGGGCCAGGATGTGCAGCTGTCCGCCACCCTGGGCCTGGTGCGCCTGGCCGAGCATGACGGCAGCGGCGCCGATGCGCTGAAGGACGCCGACATCGCGCTGAAACGCGCCAAATCGCAGCAGCGCGCCGGCCACTTCTACTTCTCGCGCAGCATGGGCGTGGAAATCCGCGAACGCGTGCGCATGATGCACGCGCTGCGCACGGCTTTTGGCCAGAACCAGCTGTTTGTCGTCTACCAGCCGCAGATCGACCTGTTCTCGCGCCGCCCGGTCGGCGCTGAAGCCCTGCTGCGCTGGCAGACGCCGGACGGCAAATTCATCTCGCCTGACCGCTTCATCCCGATTGCCGAGTATTCCGGTCTGATCATCGAGCTGGGCGAATGGGTGATGCGCACCGCCTGCCGCGAGCTGGTGGCGCTGCGCGCCGCCGGGCATGAGGACTTCACCATGTCGATCAATGTGTCGCAGGTACAGTTCCGCCACCCGCACTTCCTGGATATGCTGCGCCGCGCCTTGAACGATACCGGCGCGCCGCCCGAGTATGTGGAACTGGAGATCACCGAATCCATGGCCATGGAAGAGCCGGACCTGCTGATCAAGATGCTGGCCCAGATCAAGCAGACCGGCGTCACCATCGCCATCGACGATTTCGGCACCGGCTTCTCCTCCCTGTCCTATCTGCAGCGCCTGCAGATCGACCGCCTGAAGATCGACCGCGCCTTCGTCACCGAAATCACCGGTTCGGCGCGCGGCAGCAGCATCGCCGAGATGGTGATCCAGCTGGGCCGCAACCTGGGCCTGGCCGTGATCGCGGAAGGCGTGGAGGACGAGCGCCAGGCGCAGATCCTGCACACGCTGGGCTGCCCGCTGGCCCAGGGCTTCCTGTTTGCCCGTCCGATGACCAACCAGGCCCTGCTGGGCTGGCTCGGCAACGATGCGCTGGCCGGCGTGGCCTGAAGCAGCGCCGCTCCCCCAATAAAAAACGCTACCGGGTGGTAGCGTTTTTTATTGGGGCGGCTGATGGAAGCCGCAGTTCCGCCCTCAGTTCTGCGCCTCGTCGGCCGCTTCGGCCGGCCAGTCGCGGATATAGGCTTTCAGCATGCGGTTCTCGAAGCTCTGCGCTTCCAGCACGGCGCGCGCCACGTCGTAGAAGGAAATCACGCCCAGCAGCGTTTTCGCGTTCATCACGGGCAGGTAGCGCGCATGCTTTTCCAGCATGATGCGGCGCACCTCGTTGACTTCGGTATCCGGGGTCACGGTGATCGGATGGTCGTTCATATGCTTGCGCACCGTGCCGCCGCCCACCGAACCCTGGTTCGAATGCAGCGCCTGCAGCACTTCGCGGAAAGTCAGCATGCCGACCAGGTCGCCGAATTCCATGACCACCAGCGAACCGATATCTTTCTCGGCCATGGTATTGGCCGCTTCCACCAGGGGTTGATCCGGCGAGATCGTGTAGAGAATATTGCCTTTGACTTGGAGAATTTCGGAGACTTTCATTTGGGGCCGTCCTGTGGATGATGTCGGTTTGGTTTTATTGTAAGCCGTACTTGGAATGTAGCGTAAGACAAATGAAAAATCCAGAGTTCCGCATAATTAAATAACAATACTATTCATCTCTTTGATAACGCTGTAGCATCCTGAGCATCCAATCACTGCGAAGGGAGCAATATGAGCAGTCCCCAGTACCCGGGTTTCGATACCCTTGCCCTGCATGCCGGCGCCGCGCCGGACCCCGTCACGGGGGCGCGCGCCACCCCGGTGTATTTCAGTTCCTCCTTTGCTTTCCGCGATTCCGACCATGCCGCGGCCCTGTTCAATATGGAGCAGGCCGGCCATGTGTATTCGCGCATCTCGAACCCCACCAACGCCGTGCTGGAAGAGCGCATCGCCGCGCTGGAAGGCGGCGTGGCGGGCATCGCCACAGCCAGCGGCCAGGCCGCCATGCACCTGGGCCTGAGCACCATTGCCGGCGCCGGCTCGCATATCGTCGCCTCGCGCGCCCTGTACGGCGGCTCGCACAATCTGCTGGGCTATACGCTGAAGCGCTTCGGCATCGAAACCACCTTCGTCGATCCGCGCGACCTGGATGCCTGGCGCGCCGCGATCCGTCCCAATACCAAGGTCTTGTTCGCCGAAACGCTGGGTAATCCCGGCCTCGATGTGCTGGATATTCCGCGCGTGGCCGAGCTGGCGCACAGCCAGCACCTGCCGTTGATGATGGACGCCACTTTCACCACGCCCTATCTGCTGCGCCCTCTCGACCATGGCGCCGACTTGGTGTTCCACTCGGCCACCAAATTCCTGTGCGGCCATGGCACGGCCATTGGCGGGCTGCTGGTCGACGGCGGCACCTTCGACTGGCAAGCGGCTTACGACCAGAGCGGCCGCTTCGGCGAACTGTGCGAACCGTATGAGGGCTTCCACGGCATGGTGTTCGCCGAGGAATCGACCGTGGCGGCGTTCGCGCTGCGCGCGCGGCGCGAGGGCTTGCGCGACTTCGGCGCGGTGATGAGCCCCCACAACGCCTTCGCCGTGCTGCAGGGGATCGAAACCCTGAGCCTGCGCATGGAGCGCCATGTGGCGAACACGCGCAAGGTGGTGCAGTTCCTGCTGTCGCATCCGGCGGTGGAGTCGGTATCCTATCCCGAGCTGCCCGAGCATCCTGACTATGAGCTGGCCAAGCGCCTGCTGCCCAAGGGCTGCGGTGCCGTTTTTTCCTTCAATCTGAAAGGCGACCGCGCGGCCGGACGGCGCTTTGCCGATAGCTTGAAGGTGTTCTCCCATCTGGCCAATGTGGGCGACGCCAAGTCGCTGGTGATCCATCCGGCATCGACCACCCATTTCCGCGTGCCGGCCGAGCAACTGGCGGCGTCCGGCATTGCGGAAGGCACGATGCGCCTGTCGGTCGGACTGGAAGATGCAGACGACCTGATTGAAGATCTGGCGCGCGGCCTGAAACTGGCGCAGAAAGGAGGCTGAGATGCTGCTCAATGTACAAGGGGCGCAAGCCTACTGTTATACCGGCGGCAAGGCCTTCGATGCGCAGCTGCCGACCCTGGTCTTCCTCCACGGCGCGCAGAACGACCATTCGGTGTGGGGCTTACAATCGCGCTACCTGGCGCATCACGGCTATAGCGTGCTGGCGGTCGACCTGCCAGGGCATGGGCGCAGCAAGGGCGCGGCCAAGCGCAGTGTCGAAGAGCTGGCGGACTGGCTGGTCGCCCTGCTGGACGCGGCGGGCGTGCTGCGCGCGGCCCTCATTGGTCACAGCATGGGTTCCCTGATCGCGCTGGAAGCTGCGCAGCGCGCGCCGCAGCGGGTCAGCCATCTGGCGCTGCTGGGATCGACCTATCCGATGAAGGTGTCGGATGCCTTGCTGGATGCAGCACGCAGCGAAGAGCAGACGGCCATCGATATGGTCAATATCTGGTCGCTGTCCTCGCAGACCATGCCTTGCGCCGTGCCTGGCGTATCGCTCAGCGGCAGTGCGCGGCGGCTGATGCAGCGCATGTCACGGCTCAATCCCGAGCAGCTGTTCCACACCGACTTCAGTGCCTGCAATGCCTACACCGGCGGCGAAGCGGCGGCGCGCGCGGTGAATTGCCCTACCCTGCTGGTCTTCGGCGGCAAGGACATCATGACGCCGCCCAAGTCCACCAAACTGCTGCGCGAAACGCTTGCCCATGCGCAGACGGTGCAGGTGGATGCCGGCCACCAGATGATGGCCGAACAGCCTGACGCCGTGCTGGCCGCGCTGCGCGGCTTCCTCAACCAGGCCGGCGCTTGAACTAATCGCGGCTGTACTGGGCGAAGTGCTGGGACAGCGTTTTG
Encoded here:
- the aroC gene encoding chorismate synthase, with protein sequence MSGNSFGKLFSVSTFGESHGPAIGCVIDGCPPGLELSEADIQPELDRRKPGTSRHVTQRQEPDTVEILSGVYQGVTTGTPIALMIRNQDQRSKDYGNIVDSFRPGHADYAYWHKYGVRDPRGGGRSSARLTAPVVGAAAIAKKWLKQQYGTVFMGCMSQLGDIEIPFQSWEHVANNPFFAATGDAALIARMEEAMDQLRRDGDSIGARIEVVAQNVPVGLGQPIYDKLDADIAYAMMGINAVKGVEIGAGFRCIAQKGSEHGDELTPQGFVGNNAGGVLGGISTGQDITASIAIKPTSSIRTPRRSIDKDGNPVMVETFGRHDPCVGIRATPIAEAMLALVLMDHALMHRAQCGDVRVATPDISKHK
- a CDS encoding bifunctional diguanylate cyclase/phosphodiesterase gives rise to the protein MLSSPASVPEREHRNEIDRLLEEAGDIVFRTTLLGQILFASQRSVKLLAAPREFEGQMLAGVVADSDQPVLKTALAGVVQAQAASKVELRLRTPDLDTWFELRVSLYRNADGAQELLLVGRDMTTQHATEERLRHMATHDALTELPNRLLLSDRIRMVIAHARRSGQGFAVATIGLDSFKKVNDGLGHPVGDAVLREAAARLRKTLRDSDTLARVGGDEFVAVLPGTASEAQIKLVTGRLLATLQSPFEVEGHTIYVGASVGVSVYPQHAEDEVRLVANADAAMSRAKETGKARCVVYSPRHSGPPEHDISLEAAMFQAVREGEFMLYYQPIVNAVTRDIEGFETLMRWKHPTLGMVPPARFVPIAETNGLINLLGAWALKSACVQLKQFQEVARRPLYISVNISPRQFRNDKFLDVLDDAITFSGLAGEQLVLEITEGTLMIDPVHAESILSKMAERKARIAIDDFGTGYSSLAYLKRFPISVLKIDRAFIRDLPGSEKDGAICNAVLDLAKHLNLSVVAEGVETDEQLRYVQERGCHYIQGYLTGKPMAANVALAALKERTYANLRPEEQRQVQQ
- a CDS encoding HDOD domain-containing protein, whose protein sequence is MNGQFIPSTKLGEKTLNKLWECTRLQGDMPGFAKAITAILGAMRGEDDQEFSMTGTVLSDPVLTQKVLRLANSSMYSAFGQHVNTITKAVLVLGTEAIGHLALGLKLIEELSNASPGSGIAHIEMEKAVLAGMVAREVAGSADPRSAEEAVVCSMLQTLGRMMLTFYMPERWTELQERAGEGREGDAAQELLGLSIEEIGRATAIHWGLPKNLIAGMRNVGPIDPDAGIGHQDWIAGISTMSRLCAESLWHDNEAGAAEVQRLTEDYAGMLGVSPQQLQTAIEQAKVVAAADLSIAPLSKPAERRAKALARTRQRQEGNKILLSGLADMRDVVDSASPGQMVSIALETVFQGLDFSRAVAFVHNRRESRYAARMCFGEGMKEKLGQMVFDDAYEPNVFHAALTSDRVIFIENARDPKFAAKLPAWWKGTLSEARSFIVLPLSAHGHPAGFIYGDWDESFPPIELSQTEFSLLNDMRALVAKAVEHRQQLETASNRVA
- a CDS encoding EAL domain-containing protein; translated protein: MPPSITPLDENAKDDHDDLVFLEEHPAPQAAAATRSVWRVMIIDDDEDVHSTTTFALGNLDMQHRPLEFVHAYSAAQARELLKQEQEIAVILLDVVMEQDDAGLHLVRYIRETLRMADVRIILRTGQPGYAPEIDAIRDFDINDYKTKSELTRIKLYTTVTAAIRSYEQIRKINDSRRGLNQIINASTDLMALHGVHNFAAGVLAQIATLLGQEASGVLCAQECPDSGCRELHVIATAGQYRHLENAVMTATIDARMADSMERTLAEHRNQYRDEYVTLHFSGKASRAFVAYLDLRRAPTELEERLLEVFCGNVAVGLENVELVSHLHKAAFYDTLSKLPNRTRLIEILDATLAGPAKQDATLSLVDLDHFAETNDALGHEFGDMLLVAVAARLQNSLGQQLTVARIGGDIFCLLGDSSQINPACILSLFQTPFSIEGQDVQLSATLGLVRLAEHDGSGADALKDADIALKRAKSQQRAGHFYFSRSMGVEIRERVRMMHALRTAFGQNQLFVVYQPQIDLFSRRPVGAEALLRWQTPDGKFISPDRFIPIAEYSGLIIELGEWVMRTACRELVALRAAGHEDFTMSINVSQVQFRHPHFLDMLRRALNDTGAPPEYVELEITESMAMEEPDLLIKMLAQIKQTGVTIAIDDFGTGFSSLSYLQRLQIDRLKIDRAFVTEITGSARGSSIAEMVIQLGRNLGLAVIAEGVEDERQAQILHTLGCPLAQGFLFARPMTNQALLGWLGNDALAGVA
- a CDS encoding MFS transporter, which gives rise to MPSQSVSFALFLFCYYAHAGTFSTYASLFFAGKGMTVAQIGVLMSLIQVLRIFGPNVWGYVADHSERRVLVLRLTGAAALTAFSGFFFGFSFVHFFIAMVLLNLFTSAQGPICEALMLSEMRGDLSNYGRIRLWGSIGFIISSMGAAFALDAYGTNVLPWVAGGLLLCVFGAAFRLKDVPRPPHREAPPALLSVLRRREVLAFFLSTALMVAAHTSLYTFYSLYLERAGYSKAMIGAMWSLGVVAEVLLFYFQAPLFKRWGARRMLYLTLAVAVLRFAMIGAGATSLALLLAAQLLHAATFALHHSSSVMTMQRWFAGPLQARGQALYISISYGVGGTLGGLFLSQCWEKMGAESVYYVASGLAALSLGAATLSFRWQACSQAGSKAAGAA
- a CDS encoding O-acetylhomoserine aminocarboxypropyltransferase — its product is MSSPQYPGFDTLALHAGAAPDPVTGARATPVYFSSSFAFRDSDHAAALFNMEQAGHVYSRISNPTNAVLEERIAALEGGVAGIATASGQAAMHLGLSTIAGAGSHIVASRALYGGSHNLLGYTLKRFGIETTFVDPRDLDAWRAAIRPNTKVLFAETLGNPGLDVLDIPRVAELAHSQHLPLMMDATFTTPYLLRPLDHGADLVFHSATKFLCGHGTAIGGLLVDGGTFDWQAAYDQSGRFGELCEPYEGFHGMVFAEESTVAAFALRARREGLRDFGAVMSPHNAFAVLQGIETLSLRMERHVANTRKVVQFLLSHPAVESVSYPELPEHPDYELAKRLLPKGCGAVFSFNLKGDRAAGRRFADSLKVFSHLANVGDAKSLVIHPASTTHFRVPAEQLAASGIAEGTMRLSVGLEDADDLIEDLARGLKLAQKGG
- a CDS encoding alpha/beta fold hydrolase, whose product is MLLNVQGAQAYCYTGGKAFDAQLPTLVFLHGAQNDHSVWGLQSRYLAHHGYSVLAVDLPGHGRSKGAAKRSVEELADWLVALLDAAGVLRAALIGHSMGSLIALEAAQRAPQRVSHLALLGSTYPMKVSDALLDAARSEEQTAIDMVNIWSLSSQTMPCAVPGVSLSGSARRLMQRMSRLNPEQLFHTDFSACNAYTGGEAAARAVNCPTLLVFGGKDIMTPPKSTKLLRETLAHAQTVQVDAGHQMMAEQPDAVLAALRGFLNQAGA
- a CDS encoding CBS domain-containing protein; the protein is MKVSEILQVKGNILYTISPDQPLVEAANTMAEKDIGSLVVMEFGDLVGMLTFREVLQALHSNQGSVGGGTVRKHMNDHPITVTPDTEVNEVRRIMLEKHARYLPVMNAKTLLGVISFYDVARAVLEAQSFENRMLKAYIRDWPAEAADEAQN